A single genomic interval of Nostoc commune NIES-4072 harbors:
- a CDS encoding response regulator has translation MLKSLKIGTKIGISFALSLATLATIGLISYQSTNELIETSARESHTYQVLSELEDLNLQLTNAETGQRGYIITGEQRYLEPYNAAIEVLNQKVNELQRLTADNLNQQNRLDILQPLLTERMAVMKDVIELRQSQGLEASQKAVLTDQGKQLMDNIQKVIQAMKNEENALLKQRSQRAQAAAQKTIATIVYSIPLFSLILALIGFVLTRHISAPLKQVSDLAEKMADGNLLVSLPDSDRQDEIGVLTRTFNQMIVNLRNTNQKNDEQNWLKSNLAEFTQMLQGHRNLETASRLILSNLAPLVGASQGVFYFMDSIDNEPVLKLLSSYAYKERKNLANQFRLGEGLVGQCALEKQRILLTEVPSDYIRISSGLGEAPPLNIIVLPILFETQVSAVIELASFGSFSHLHLTFLEQLSEILGVFLNNIASQLQTQRLLEESVALTEELQNQQEELQHSNQRLEEQAQELEESQFLVKQSNEELQQLNEELEEKAELLEFQNREVARKNQEVEQARQSLEQKAEQLELSSKYKSEFLANMSHELRTPLNSLLILARLLADNSLNNLTDKQVEYSRTIYSAGTDLLELINDILDLAKIESGTMSLDIEQIALADLETSLEQTFRQVAHNKELSFTIERDEKLPPTIYNDSKRLQQVLKNLLANAFKFTEQGGVKLQIGIATKADEVDNAMIAFAVSDTGIGIPEEKQKIIFEAFQQADGTTSRKYGGTGLGLSISRELAQLLGGRIEIVSQPGQGSTFTLFLPRRHEGKDKNSLTPSLSGPISSMRAASLIKEVPLVVENRPTIDISPSPKVLVSLPNDIPDDREIIQPGDRILLIIEDDDKFARILLDMAREQGFKTIVALQSKQGLALAQEFKPDAIMLDIHMPEMDGWTVLDRLKHKPDTRHIPVHILSVDERQQRGLQLGAITYLQKPVSPEALTQVLTEIKGFIERQVKNLLIVEDDPVQAQSIIELIGNGDVHSTAVGTGAEALSILRSHHFDCMVLDLGLPDMSGFTLIEQIKQESRLLKLPIIVYTGKELSRQEETQLRGLAETIIIKNVRSPERLLDETALFLHRVQANLPPPKRQILEQLHQNDPVLANRTILIVDDDLRNIFALTSFLESYQMQVLFAENGRDGIEKLQTNPEINIVLMDIMMPEMDGYETTRAIRQQQQFRSLPIIALTAKAMPGDREKCIEAGASDYITKPVDTEQLLSLLRVWLYK, from the coding sequence ATGTTGAAAAGTTTGAAGATTGGAACCAAAATTGGAATTAGTTTTGCCCTGAGTTTGGCAACTCTGGCCACTATTGGTCTAATCTCCTACCAAAGCACCAATGAGCTAATTGAAACTTCGGCAAGAGAAAGCCATACCTACCAGGTGTTAAGTGAGCTTGAAGACCTCAATTTGCAACTGACAAATGCTGAGACTGGGCAACGAGGTTACATTATTACAGGAGAACAGCGCTATTTAGAACCTTATAATGCTGCTATTGAAGTACTAAATCAAAAAGTCAATGAACTTCAAAGGTTAACAGCAGATAACCTCAACCAACAAAATCGCCTTGATATTTTGCAGCCATTACTAACCGAGAGAATGGCTGTAATGAAAGATGTCATTGAGCTACGGCAAAGCCAAGGCTTAGAAGCTTCCCAAAAAGCTGTCCTTACAGACCAGGGTAAGCAGCTGATGGATAATATTCAGAAAGTTATTCAGGCGATGAAAAATGAGGAGAATGCACTGTTGAAACAGCGCTCTCAAAGAGCGCAAGCAGCTGCTCAAAAAACGATCGCCACCATTGTATATAGTATTCCCTTATTTTCTTTGATCTTAGCTTTAATCGGATTCGTTTTGACCAGACATATTTCAGCACCGCTAAAGCAAGTTTCTGATTTGGCAGAAAAAATGGCGGATGGGAATTTATTGGTGAGTTTACCAGATAGCGATCGCCAGGATGAAATTGGTGTGTTGACACGCACCTTCAACCAGATGATCGTTAATTTGCGAAACACAAATCAAAAAAATGACGAGCAAAATTGGCTAAAGTCTAACTTAGCTGAATTTACCCAGATGCTCCAAGGGCATCGAAATCTAGAAACTGCGTCTCGCCTAATTTTGTCAAATTTAGCACCACTAGTTGGGGCATCGCAGGGCGTTTTTTATTTCATGGACTCAATAGACAACGAGCCTGTACTTAAGCTATTGAGTAGCTATGCTTACAAAGAGCGAAAAAATCTGGCAAATCAGTTTCGTTTGGGTGAGGGATTGGTGGGACAATGTGCCTTAGAAAAACAAAGAATCCTGCTAACAGAAGTTCCTAGTGACTATATTCGTATCAGTTCCGGCTTGGGAGAAGCTCCACCGCTAAATATTATTGTTTTGCCTATACTTTTTGAGACGCAGGTGAGTGCTGTAATTGAACTGGCATCATTTGGGTCTTTCAGCCATCTGCATCTGACATTTTTAGAGCAATTGAGTGAAATTCTGGGTGTATTTTTAAATAATATCGCCTCACAATTGCAAACTCAGCGACTACTTGAAGAGTCTGTTGCCTTAACAGAAGAACTACAAAACCAGCAAGAAGAACTACAGCACAGCAATCAACGCCTGGAAGAACAGGCGCAAGAGTTGGAGGAATCGCAATTTCTTGTCAAGCAGTCTAACGAGGAATTACAGCAACTAAATGAGGAGCTAGAAGAAAAGGCAGAATTATTAGAATTTCAAAATCGGGAAGTTGCCCGCAAGAACCAGGAAGTTGAGCAAGCGAGGCAGTCTTTGGAACAAAAAGCTGAACAACTGGAGTTGTCTTCCAAATACAAGTCAGAATTTTTGGCGAATATGTCCCACGAGTTACGGACGCCGCTAAATAGCCTGTTAATTTTAGCAAGGCTGCTAGCAGATAACTCCCTTAACAACTTGACCGACAAACAGGTAGAGTACAGTCGGACTATTTACTCAGCTGGGACTGATTTGTTGGAATTGATCAATGACATTCTAGACTTGGCAAAAATTGAGTCGGGTACTATGTCGCTTGATATTGAGCAAATTGCTCTTGCAGATTTGGAGACATCTTTAGAGCAGACTTTCCGGCAAGTTGCCCACAATAAAGAACTCAGCTTTACTATTGAACGAGATGAAAAATTACCACCGACAATTTATAACGACTCCAAACGTCTGCAACAGGTGCTGAAAAATCTCCTAGCTAATGCCTTTAAGTTTACAGAACAAGGAGGCGTGAAATTACAAATTGGCATAGCAACGAAGGCAGACGAAGTTGATAATGCCATGATTGCTTTTGCAGTTAGCGACACGGGTATAGGCATTCCAGAGGAGAAGCAAAAGATTATTTTTGAGGCATTTCAGCAGGCAGATGGCACAACCAGCCGCAAATACGGGGGAACAGGCTTAGGCTTGTCCATTAGCCGCGAACTGGCTCAACTGTTGGGCGGGAGAATAGAAATAGTCAGCCAACCAGGGCAGGGAAGCACCTTCACCCTTTTCTTGCCCAGGCGACACGAAGGGAAAGATAAAAATAGTCTTACTCCATCACTTTCTGGGCCAATCAGCTCTATGCGTGCAGCATCGCTCATCAAAGAAGTGCCTTTAGTAGTGGAAAACAGACCCACAATAGACATTTCTCCATCGCCGAAAGTCCTTGTCAGCTTACCCAACGATATCCCAGATGACCGGGAAATCATTCAACCGGGCGATCGCATTTTGCTAATTATCGAAGATGATGATAAATTTGCCCGCATCTTACTTGATATGGCCCGTGAGCAGGGCTTTAAAACTATTGTTGCCTTACAGAGCAAACAAGGTTTAGCACTAGCGCAAGAGTTTAAGCCCGATGCAATTATGCTAGATATCCACATGCCAGAGATGGATGGGTGGACAGTGCTAGATCGTCTGAAACATAAGCCAGACACCAGACACATACCAGTACATATACTTTCTGTTGATGAAAGACAGCAACGGGGATTACAGCTAGGAGCGATTACCTATCTACAAAAACCCGTTTCTCCAGAAGCGCTAACTCAGGTCTTAACTGAGATTAAAGGCTTTATTGAGCGTCAGGTAAAAAATCTCTTAATCGTAGAAGATGACCCCGTACAAGCCCAAAGTATTATCGAACTGATCGGTAATGGCGATGTTCATAGTACAGCAGTGGGTACAGGGGCAGAAGCCCTCTCGATTTTGCGATCGCATCACTTTGATTGTATGGTACTCGATCTTGGCCTGCCCGATATGAGCGGCTTTACACTAATTGAGCAAATAAAGCAAGAATCCAGGCTTTTAAAACTGCCGATCATTGTTTACACCGGCAAAGAACTCAGCCGACAAGAAGAAACGCAACTGCGGGGACTAGCAGAAACAATTATCATTAAAAATGTGCGATCGCCAGAGCGTTTGTTAGATGAAACTGCCCTGTTTTTGCATCGGGTACAAGCAAATTTGCCTCCGCCAAAGCGGCAAATACTAGAGCAACTACACCAAAACGATCCGGTGCTGGCGAATCGGACAATTTTGATTGTAGATGATGACCTCAGAAATATTTTTGCCCTCACCAGCTTTTTAGAAAGCTATCAAATGCAAGTGCTGTTTGCCGAAAACGGCAGAGATGGCATAGAGAAACTGCAAACTAATCCTGAGATTAATATAGTTTTGATGGACATTATGATGCCGGAAATGGATGGTTACGAAACCACCCGCGCCATCCGCCAGCAGCAACAGTTTCGCTCATTACCAATAATTGCTTTAACTGCTAAAGCCATGCCAGGCGATCGCGAAAAGTGCATCGAAGCTGGAGCCTCTGACTACATCACTAAACCTGTAGATACTGAGCAACTGCTTTCACTGCTCCGGGTTTGGTTGTATAAGTAA